A stretch of Brassica napus cultivar Da-Ae chromosome C6, Da-Ae, whole genome shotgun sequence DNA encodes these proteins:
- the LOC106354351 gene encoding probable xyloglucan 6-xylosyltransferase 5: MGQDGSPAHKRPSGSGGGLPTSTLSNGGGRGGRGVLPRGRQMQKTFNNIKITILCGFVTILVLRGTIGVGNLGSSSADAVNQNIIEETNRILAEIRSDSDPTDLDSPQEIDMSTNETYALGPKITDWDSQRMVWLEQNPEFPSTVNGKARILLLTGSPPKPCDNPIGDHYLLKSVKNKIDYCRLHGIEIVYNMAHLDKELAGYWAKLPMIRRLMLSHPEVEWIWWMDSDALFTDILFQIPLVRYEKHNLVIHGYPDLLFDQKSWIALNTGSFLLRNCQWSLDLLDAWAPMGPKGPIRDEAGKVLTAYLKGRPAFEADDQSALIYLLLSQKDTWMERVFVENQYYLHGFWEGLVDRYEEMMEKYHPGLGDERWPFVTHFVGCKPCGSYADYAVERCLKSMERAFNFADNQVLKLYGFGHRGLLSPKIKRIRNETVAPLEFVDKFDIRRTEVEFKPRY; the protein is encoded by the coding sequence ATGGGTCAAGACGGGTCGCCGGCGCACAAAAGACCCTCCGGAAGCGGCGGAGGACTTCCGACGTCAACCCTATCAAACGGCGGAGGAAGAGGCGGTCGCGGCGTGTTACCTCGAGGTAGACAGATGCAGAAGACGTTCAACAACATCAAGATCACGATCCTCTGCGGATTCGTCACCATCCTCGTCCTACGCGGCACGATCGGCGTCGGTAACCTCGGGAGCTCGAGCGCCGACGCGGTTAACCAGAACATCATCGAGGAGACTAACCGGATCCTAGCCGAGATCCGGTCCGACTCGGATCCCACCGACTTGGATTCTCCTCAGGAGATAGATATGAGCACCAACGAGACTTACGCCTTAGGGCCTAAGATAACGGATTGGGATAGTCAGCGAATGGTGTGGCTGGAACAGAACCCTGAGTTCCCTAGTACTGTTAACGGCAAAGCTCGGATCTTGCTGTTGACGGGGTCTCCTCCTAAGCCCTGTGATAACCCTATCGGTGATCATTACCTGTTGAAGTCAGTGAAGAACAAGATTGATTACTGTAGGCTCCACGGGATTGAGATTGTGTATAACATGGCTCATTTGGATAAGGAGCTCGCTGGTTACTGGGCGAAGTTGCCGATGATTAGGAGGTTGATGCTGTCTCATCCTGAAGTTGAGTGGATCTGGTGGATGGATAGTGACGCTTTGTTCACTGACATTCTGTTTCAGATCCCTTTGGTTAGGTACGAGAAGCATAACTTGGTGATTCATGGTTATCCGGATTTGCTGTTTGATCAGAAGTCGTGGATTGCTTTGAACACTGGGAGTTTTCTGTTAAGGAACTGTCAGTGGTCTTTGGATTTGTTGGACGCTTGGGCTCCCATGGGACCTAAAGGGCCGATACGTGACGAGGCGGGGAAGGTGCTGACGGCTTATCTCAAAGGAAGACCGGCTTTCGAGGCGGATGATCAGTCGGCGTTAATCTATCTCCTCCTTTCTCAGAAGGATACGTGGATGGAGAGAGTGTTTGTGGAGAATCAGTACTATCTCCACGGGTTTTGGGAAGGTTTGGTTGATAGGTATGAGGAGATGATGGAGAAGTATCACCCCGGGTTGGGCGACGAGAGATGGCCGTTTGTGACGCATTTCGTGGGGTGCAAACCGTGTGGTAGCTACGCTGATTACGCGGTGGAGAGGTGCTTGAAGAGCATGGAGAGGGCTTTTAATTTTGCAGACaatcaagtgctgaagctgtaTGGTTTTGGACATAGAGGGCTGTTGAGCCCCAAGATTAAGAGGATCAGGAATGAGACGGTGGCTCCGTTGGAGTTTGTAGACAAGTTTGATATTCGCAGAACGGAAGTGGAATTCAAACCGCGTTACTAG
- the LOC125589131 gene encoding protein NEN3-like: MASTLGGGDEGRSEIAFFDLETAVPTEPGKPFAILEFGAILVCPRKLVELHSYSTLVRPTDLSLISTLSKRRSGITREGVLSAPTFVEIADQVYNILHGRIWAGHNIKRFDCVRIRDAFAEIGHSPPEPKAVIDSLSLLSQKFGKRAGDMKMASIAKYFDLGDQAHRSLEDVRMNLEVVKHCATVLFLESSVPDILTEMSWFSPRRSPRTKSNEKSLPSGVKESSASSSSSGVRETHPIVSLLTECSEDDNSCGIDPSDDITTLISKLHIGTLQTDAADEAQDESTPSPNPDAKDEDFLGVDEVSVSSISASLIPFHRGGSLRMKLFHDDDPLQLYGDSLKVRFGISRKYLDHAGLPRLNTVVDLPPDLCKILEEADDVARNLSVESGTTSGWRLTVMRKKGFANYPTARLQISSESNGDDATEVYQRKESSETVEKLDFSSNEFEELESALLPGTLVDAYFSLEPYDYQKMAGIRLAARKLVIHMKK, encoded by the exons ATGGCTTCGACACTAGGCGGGGGCGACGAGGGAAGAAGCGAGATAGCGTTCTTCGACCTCGAGACGGCGGTTCCGACCGAACCGGGAAAGCCTTTCGCTATTCTGGAGTTTGGTGCCATCTTAGTCTGCCCTAGGAAGCTAGTGGAGCTCCACAGCTACTCAACTCTGGTTCGACCCACCGACCTTTCTCTCATCTCCACGCTCTCCAAACGGCGCAGCGGTATCACGCGCGAAGGAGTCCTCTCTGCGCCCACGTTCGTAGAAATAGCTGACCAAGTCTACAACATTCTCCATG GAAGGATTTGGGCAGGACATAACATAAAGAGGTTTGATTGTGTAAGAATAAGAGACGCGTTTGCGGAGATTGGTCATTCTCCGCCAGAGCCTAAAGCTGTAATCGATTCTCTTTCGTTGTTGTCTCAGAAGTTTGGTAAGAGAGCGGGTGACATgaag ATGGCATCGATTGCTAAATACTTTGACCTAGGAGATCAAGCACATAGGAGCTTAGAGGATGTCCGGATGAATCTTGAAGTTGTCAAGCACTGTGCAACTGTCTTGTTCCTG GAGTCTAGTGTTCCTGACATTCTAACAGAAATGAGCTGGTTTTCACCAAGGAGAAGTCCAAGAACGAAAAGTAATGAGAAGTCATTGCCTAGTGGAGTTAAAGAAAGCTCAGCTTCCTCATCCTCTAGTGGAGTTAGAGAAACCCATCCCATAGTTTCTCTCCTGACAGAATGCTCAGAAGATGATAATTCTTGTGGAATAGATCCATCTGATGATATAACCACTCTTATAAGTAAACTCCACATTGGAACTCTTCAGACAGATGCTGCAGACGAAGCACAGGATGAGTCAACTCCATCACCCAACCCTGATGCCAAAGATGAAGACTTTTTAGGAGTTGATGAAGTATCTGTTTCTAGCATCAGCGCAAGTCTCATCCCGTTTCATCGTGGTGGTAGCCTAAGAATGAAGCTGTTCCATGACGATGACCCTCTCCAACTCTATGGAGACAGCTTGAAAGTTCGGTTTGGAATAAGCCGGAAGTATTTGGATCATGCAGGCCTACCAAGGTTGAACACTGTTGTCGACTTGCCTCCTGATTTATGCAAGATCTTGGAGGAAGCCGATGACGTTGCACGTAACTTATCGGTTGAGTCAGGCACAACCTCAGGTTGGAGGCTCACCGTTATGAGGAAAAAAGGCTTTGCTAACTACCCCACCGCTAGATTGCA AATCAGCTCAGAATCTAATGGAGATGACGCCACCGAGGTGTACCAGAGAAAAGAATCTTCGGAAACTGTTGAAAAGCTAGATTTCAGTAGCAACGAGTTTGAAGAGCTTGAGTCAGCGTTACTTCCTGGTACACTGGTTGATGCGTACTTCTCACTCGAGCCTTATGATTATCAGAAAATGGCAGGGATACGTCTAGCTGCCAGAAAGTTGGTTATCCACATGAAGAAATGA
- the LOC125589133 gene encoding NEP1-interacting protein-like 2 has product MDAIFSPAVEPEGATDSTIDTVSRLVSGAFSRALTGFFAMAGAFTGAVTGAVAGRAAQYGVLRGAALGAVAGAILSVEVLEASRAYWYLELSGSRGPSSMADFVEQLFRGRLVDEQLMSTMIQSHHWQLRISDVSYEERDDVYGELEPRGLSGDSLRKLPCYIMSSEMTKKQIIHCTICLQDVAVGEITRSLPRCDHTFHLVCVDKWLIRHGSCPICRQAVKD; this is encoded by the exons aTGGATGCGATCTTCTCCCCCGCCGTGGAACCTGAAGGAGCCACCGACTCAACCATCGACACAGTTTCTCGCTTGGTCTCCGGCGCTTTCTCCAGAGCTCTTACTGGTTTTTTCGCTATGG CTGGAGCCTTCACAGGAGCAGTAACGGGTGCAGTGGCAGGAAGAGCGGCACAGTACGGAGTCCTCCGTGGGGCTGCACTCGGCGCTGTAGCTGGAGCTATTCTCTCTGTTGAAGTCTTGGAGGCTTCTCGTGCCTACTGGTATTTAGAGCTATCAGGATCCAGGGGTCCTTCATCTATG GCAGATTTTGTAGAGCAACTGTTTCGTGGGAGACTAGTAGATGAACAACTTATGTCAACAATGATACAGTCACACCACTGGCAG TTAAGGATATCAGATGTAAGCTATGAAGAGAGGGATGATGTATATGGTGAATTGGAACCCAGAGGCTTGTCTGGTGACTCGTTAAGGAAACTACCATGCTATATCATGTCAAGTGAGATGACCAAGAAGCAGATCATTCACTGCACTATTTGTCTTCAG GATGTCGCAGTTGGCGAAATCACACGGAGCTTACCGAGATGTGACCATACGTTTCACCTGGTTTGTGTTGATAAATGGCTCATTAGACATGGATCATGCCCCATTTGCAGACAGGCCGTTAAAGATTAA